A part of Roseitalea porphyridii genomic DNA contains:
- a CDS encoding N-acetyl sugar amidotransferase translates to MDTTDSAITFDECGVCDHCRDFQENVSPNWHTDERGRAELSAIIDQVRKAGKGHDFDCLLGLSGGLDSSFMLHCLVKDFGLRPLVFHVDGGWNSDLAVNNIQMLVEKLGLDLFTEVIDWEDMRDFQLAFFKSGISQIDIPQDHAFIATLYKFANRYNVKYIMNGGNIATEGVRNPLEWLYYGTDMWLINDIRKRFCTRPLTHYPFSSVLFHKFYLRYLRGVQVVRPLNYMPYSKDLAINTLRNEYGWRAYPQKHFESRFTKFFEGYWLPTRFGYDTRKVQFSSLILTGQMTRNEALEKLKVPAYDPSTIDDEFAYIAKKLGISVEELRRYHTMPLKSYKDYRNQEALFRMGAKVLRAVGIERSIKR, encoded by the coding sequence ATGGACACGACCGATTCGGCAATCACTTTCGATGAATGCGGCGTTTGTGATCATTGCCGCGATTTTCAGGAGAACGTCTCGCCGAACTGGCATACCGATGAACGCGGGCGCGCAGAGCTCTCGGCGATCATCGACCAGGTGCGCAAAGCCGGCAAAGGACACGACTTCGACTGCCTGCTCGGCCTCAGCGGAGGCTTGGACAGCTCGTTCATGTTGCATTGCCTGGTCAAGGATTTCGGCCTTCGACCGCTGGTGTTTCACGTGGATGGTGGCTGGAACAGCGATCTCGCAGTCAACAACATCCAAATGCTCGTCGAAAAGCTGGGGCTGGATCTCTTCACAGAGGTTATCGATTGGGAGGATATGCGCGACTTCCAGCTTGCGTTCTTCAAGTCTGGAATTTCGCAGATCGACATTCCGCAGGATCATGCCTTCATTGCTACGCTCTACAAGTTTGCGAACCGATACAACGTCAAATATATCATGAACGGCGGCAACATCGCCACGGAAGGCGTTCGCAACCCGTTGGAATGGCTGTACTACGGTACAGACATGTGGCTGATCAACGACATCCGCAAGCGGTTCTGCACGCGGCCGCTGACCCACTACCCTTTCAGCTCGGTGCTGTTCCACAAATTCTACTTGCGCTACCTTCGCGGAGTCCAAGTTGTCCGACCGTTAAATTACATGCCGTACTCGAAGGACCTCGCGATCAATACGCTGCGCAATGAATACGGTTGGCGGGCGTACCCGCAAAAGCACTTCGAAAGTCGTTTCACAAAGTTCTTCGAAGGTTACTGGCTGCCGACCAGGTTTGGATACGATACGCGAAAGGTGCAGTTCTCATCATTAATTCTGACGGGCCAGATGACGCGGAATGAAGCGCTGGAAAAACTCAAAGTACCAGCCTACGACCCCAGTACGATCGATGATGAATTCGCCTATATCGCCAAGAAGCTGGGCATCAGTGTGGAGGAACTGCGTCGCTACCATACAATGCCGCTGAAGAGCTATAAGGACTACCGTAACCAGGAGGCGCTGTTCAGGATGGGCGCCAAGGTTCTCCGCGCGGTCGGCATCGAACGCTCTATCAAGCGGTGA
- the hisH gene encoding imidazole glycerol phosphate synthase subunit HisH, with translation MLCIIDYGSGNIAAIANICERERIPHIITHDPARFDAATHFLLPGVGAFDPTVETLRVSGILPALETAVMEQRKPIMGICVGMHLLADSSDEGRHQGLGWIPGHVTRIDIQALKQPPHLPHMGWNDIAGDPGDPLLMGVDLERGFYFLHSYFFEPHNPEDVVATVTYGTELPCIVRRGHVIGAQFHPEKSHANGIRLIKNFVGVA, from the coding sequence ATGTTATGCATCATCGACTATGGCTCAGGAAACATCGCGGCGATCGCCAACATCTGCGAGCGCGAGCGCATTCCGCATATCATCACCCATGATCCCGCCCGCTTCGACGCAGCAACGCATTTCCTTCTGCCTGGCGTCGGAGCCTTCGATCCTACCGTAGAGACGCTGCGCGTCTCGGGCATTCTGCCCGCGCTGGAAACGGCGGTTATGGAGCAGCGGAAACCGATCATGGGCATCTGTGTCGGCATGCATCTACTCGCTGATAGCAGCGACGAGGGCAGGCATCAGGGGCTCGGCTGGATTCCGGGCCATGTGACCCGCATCGACATCCAAGCTCTCAAGCAGCCACCGCATCTGCCTCATATGGGCTGGAACGACATCGCAGGCGACCCGGGCGATCCCTTGCTGATGGGAGTCGATCTGGAGCGCGGGTTCTATTTCCTCCACTCCTACTTCTTCGAGCCACACAATCCTGAAGATGTCGTGGCGACAGTGACCTACGGTACTGAGCTGCCCTGCATTGTGCGCCGGGGGCACGTGATCGGGGCACAGTTCCACCCCGAAAAGAGCCATGCAAACGGCATTCGGCTGATCAAGAACTTCGTGGGCGTCGCCTGA
- a CDS encoding AglZ/HisF2 family acetamidino modification protein translates to MKTQKFGNAKYVGDPINAVKIFNEKEVDELTLLDIDATASGRGPDLTLLKDIAAESRMPLCYGGGVQDAEMAARIIALGYEKVSVSHAALERPALVREMADRIGRQSVVVTIDVKKEGLLSGKHKVYSRNAKQAHKVDPIDFAMKCTELGAGEIVLNSIDRDGMMQGYGLDLARKLRGSITTPMTVVGGAGSIDDLRALTNELGPVGAGAGSLFVFKGKYRAVLISYARP, encoded by the coding sequence GTGAAGACTCAGAAGTTCGGCAATGCAAAGTACGTGGGCGATCCGATCAACGCCGTGAAGATCTTCAACGAGAAGGAAGTCGACGAGCTCACTCTCCTGGACATCGACGCCACTGCCTCCGGCCGCGGTCCAGACCTCACCCTGCTCAAGGACATCGCCGCAGAAAGCCGAATGCCGCTGTGCTACGGCGGCGGTGTACAGGACGCGGAAATGGCCGCCAGAATCATCGCGCTTGGGTACGAAAAGGTCTCCGTCAGCCACGCGGCGCTGGAGCGGCCAGCGCTGGTACGAGAAATGGCCGACCGCATTGGACGGCAAAGTGTCGTGGTGACGATCGATGTCAAGAAAGAAGGTCTCTTGAGCGGTAAGCACAAGGTCTATTCCCGCAACGCCAAGCAAGCGCACAAGGTCGACCCCATCGACTTCGCCATGAAATGCACCGAACTGGGTGCCGGCGAAATAGTGCTGAACTCAATCGATCGTGACGGCATGATGCAGGGCTATGGCTTGGATCTCGCGCGCAAGCTGCGGGGATCTATCACCACGCCGATGACCGTGGTCGGCGGCGCCGGTTCGATTGACGATCTCCGTGCCTTGACCAACGAATTGGGACCGGTCGGCGCCGGCGCCGGCAGCTTGTTTGTATTCAAAGGCAAGTATCGTGCAGTGCTGATCAGCTATGCCCGCCCCTGA
- a CDS encoding bi-domain-containing oxidoreductase encodes MKQILQNLSTGESQLVEAPAPQARQGSLLIDTTASLISTGTERMLVDFGRSGLIAKARGQPDKVRQVLDKVATDGLMSTVDAVRSKLGQPIPLGYCNVGVVRESGADRFRKGDRVVSNGPHADVVCVPKNLCARIPDNVTDESATFTVVASIGLQGIRLAQPTLGEAFVVTGAGLIGLLTVQMLRSQGCRVLAIDFDPEKLELARTFGAEVCNPAAGEDPVEAGFAFSRGQGVDGVIITASTKSNDPIAQAARMCRKRGRIILVGVAGTNLNRADFYEKELSFQVSCSYGPGRYDPQYEEHGHDYPVGFVRWTQKRNFEAVLDLLASGALNVAPLISHRVPFDEAPRAYQLLSTDKTALGILLTYGHASEPRHLRSVSLTETPVSSSAKAVVGFIGAGNYASRVLIPAFKASGAFLHTIASTGGTNAVVHGRRTSFANATSDTEALIADPDISAVAIVTRHNSHARLTQQALRAGKNVFIEKPLALTYEELDDVKAAYAESRKHLMVGFNRRFAPQVQTMKGLLDKVRAPKSFVMVMNAGAIPADHWTQDPAVGGGRIIGEACHYIDLMRFLAGTPITSVQAQRMGDTDAEAVTEDKAAITLGFDDGSFGTIHYLANGGASFPKERVEVFVSGRTLQLDNFLKLRGYNWPGFRKQNLWRQDKGQRECAAAFVKAVEAGGAAPIPAEELFEVAKVTIDAARILRSQG; translated from the coding sequence ATGAAACAGATCCTCCAGAACCTCTCCACTGGCGAATCCCAACTCGTGGAAGCGCCGGCTCCGCAGGCGCGGCAGGGAAGTCTGTTGATCGACACGACCGCATCACTCATTTCCACGGGCACTGAGCGCATGCTCGTGGACTTCGGCAGATCGGGTCTGATCGCAAAGGCTCGTGGTCAGCCCGATAAGGTGCGGCAGGTCCTCGACAAGGTGGCCACCGACGGGCTGATGAGTACCGTCGACGCCGTGCGCTCGAAACTTGGGCAGCCGATCCCGCTGGGCTACTGCAATGTGGGCGTTGTCCGCGAGTCAGGGGCCGATCGGTTTCGAAAGGGCGACCGGGTGGTTTCGAATGGGCCGCATGCAGATGTTGTCTGCGTGCCGAAGAACCTCTGTGCCCGTATTCCTGACAATGTGACCGACGAGTCAGCCACTTTCACCGTGGTCGCCAGCATCGGATTGCAGGGCATACGTCTGGCCCAACCGACCCTGGGCGAGGCATTTGTGGTTACCGGCGCAGGATTGATCGGCCTGCTGACCGTGCAGATGCTGCGGTCGCAAGGATGCCGGGTGCTGGCCATCGATTTCGATCCGGAGAAGCTGGAACTGGCGCGCACTTTCGGAGCGGAGGTGTGCAACCCAGCCGCAGGTGAAGACCCTGTTGAAGCGGGTTTTGCGTTCAGCCGCGGCCAGGGAGTGGATGGTGTCATCATCACGGCTTCAACCAAATCCAACGATCCGATCGCTCAGGCCGCACGGATGTGCCGCAAGCGAGGGCGCATCATCCTGGTGGGTGTGGCCGGGACGAACCTCAATCGCGCAGATTTCTACGAGAAGGAACTGAGCTTTCAGGTTTCCTGCTCCTATGGTCCGGGCCGTTATGACCCACAGTATGAGGAACACGGTCACGATTACCCGGTTGGCTTCGTTCGTTGGACCCAGAAGCGCAATTTCGAGGCCGTCCTCGACCTGCTCGCTTCGGGTGCGTTGAACGTCGCACCGCTGATCAGCCACCGGGTGCCGTTCGATGAAGCGCCACGCGCCTACCAACTCCTGTCGACCGACAAGACGGCCCTGGGGATCCTGCTGACCTATGGCCATGCCTCAGAACCGCGCCATTTGCGCAGCGTATCCTTGACGGAAACGCCTGTTTCCAGTTCGGCAAAGGCGGTCGTTGGCTTCATCGGGGCCGGGAACTATGCCTCGCGCGTACTGATCCCGGCTTTCAAGGCCTCCGGGGCTTTCCTGCACACCATCGCCTCGACCGGAGGAACGAATGCCGTAGTGCATGGTCGCAGGACGAGCTTTGCCAATGCGACATCAGACACCGAGGCGCTGATCGCGGACCCGGACATCAGCGCCGTCGCAATCGTGACCAGACACAACAGTCATGCCCGTCTGACGCAGCAGGCCCTGCGCGCAGGCAAGAATGTCTTCATCGAGAAACCCTTGGCCCTGACTTACGAGGAGCTTGACGACGTCAAGGCTGCTTACGCCGAAAGCAGGAAGCACCTGATGGTCGGCTTCAACCGCAGGTTCGCGCCGCAGGTGCAGACCATGAAAGGCCTGCTCGACAAAGTGAGAGCGCCGAAGAGCTTCGTCATGGTGATGAACGCTGGGGCTATTCCAGCCGACCACTGGACACAGGATCCGGCGGTCGGAGGAGGACGAATTATCGGCGAAGCATGTCACTACATCGACCTGATGCGCTTTCTCGCGGGCACGCCGATCACATCGGTCCAGGCGCAGCGCATGGGCGACACCGACGCCGAGGCCGTGACCGAGGACAAGGCCGCAATTACGCTTGGTTTTGATGACGGGTCGTTCGGCACGATCCACTACCTCGCGAACGGCGGTGCGTCCTTTCCCAAGGAACGTGTCGAGGTGTTCGTCTCTGGGCGTACCCTTCAGTTGGATAACTTTCTCAAGCTAAGGGGATACAACTGGCCAGGTTTTCGGAAACAGAACCTCTGGCGGCAGGATAAAGGACAGAGGGAATGCGCTGCTGCCTTCGTCAAGGCAGTCGAGGCGGGCGGTGCGGCGCCGATCCCTGCCGAGGAGTTGTTCGAAGTCGCCAAAGTCACCATCGACGCGGCCCGGATCCTGCGTTCACAAGGATGA
- a CDS encoding heparinase II/III family protein — MRRLKRLRTYARIGPASIARVAAYRLGLMTGWHPALRLSAAVPARPFFRASERRGDVPSPNKAWDDALHWFGWYQRPLPSDTPNWFGNPFSETRQPDASRDWWRISDFGAGDIKGLWELSRFNWVLAWSTKAADGDTAALKRMNHWLADWARENPPYKGPNWKCGQEASIRVLHLVASAWALGQDRAPEPGLVDLTAAHLQRIASTISYAIGQQNNHGTSEAAALFIGGSFLSGSDPRAETWARTGRRRLEERAATLIEPDGSFSQYSVTYHRLMLDTYALSEAWRRHRGLPEFSTRLRNRLAAATDWLWSLIDSKSGDAPNIGANDGAHLLQLTGADYRDFRPSVQLAAALFRGADAFGPGPWMKPLRWLEVADGKSIASPHSQSFNHGGYHVLRIGSAMAVLRYPRFRFRPSQADGLHVDLWRDGINLLRDAGTFSYNAEDSEWFSGTAAHNTIEFDGRDQMIRLGRFLFGDWLSAQSVEAVRDDGDAVTAAAAYTDAKGARHHRTITLTADGMLCRDVISGNFREACLRWRLAPGQWQLDDTIIRSGTCSISIEVDGVPMPPTIGATMESRHYHHRAEIPFISVKVNRAATIVTEITF; from the coding sequence ATGAGACGCCTGAAACGACTGCGGACCTATGCCCGCATCGGACCGGCAAGCATCGCGCGGGTGGCTGCTTATCGGTTGGGATTGATGACCGGTTGGCATCCGGCTCTTCGGCTCTCCGCAGCGGTACCTGCTCGGCCTTTCTTTCGCGCTTCGGAACGGCGGGGAGACGTGCCCTCACCTAACAAGGCATGGGACGATGCCCTGCATTGGTTCGGCTGGTACCAAAGGCCGCTGCCATCTGATACGCCCAACTGGTTCGGCAACCCGTTCTCGGAAACGCGCCAGCCAGACGCCTCACGCGATTGGTGGCGTATTTCCGATTTTGGCGCCGGCGACATCAAGGGGCTTTGGGAACTCTCGCGTTTCAACTGGGTCTTGGCGTGGTCCACCAAAGCAGCCGACGGGGACACTGCTGCACTGAAGCGGATGAACCATTGGCTGGCTGATTGGGCCCGAGAAAACCCGCCCTACAAGGGCCCGAACTGGAAATGCGGGCAAGAGGCATCGATCCGCGTGCTGCATCTCGTTGCGTCCGCTTGGGCACTCGGTCAGGATCGCGCCCCGGAACCAGGCCTTGTCGATCTCACGGCCGCCCATCTGCAACGGATCGCATCGACCATCTCGTACGCAATAGGCCAGCAGAACAATCATGGCACTTCTGAAGCTGCAGCGTTGTTCATTGGCGGAAGCTTCCTCTCCGGAAGTGACCCTCGCGCCGAGACCTGGGCGCGTACGGGCCGGCGTCGTCTGGAAGAGCGCGCTGCAACCCTGATTGAGCCCGATGGTAGCTTTAGCCAGTATTCGGTGACCTATCACCGGCTCATGCTGGACACATACGCACTTTCCGAAGCCTGGCGGCGGCATCGTGGCTTGCCCGAATTTTCCACCCGTTTGCGTAATCGCCTGGCTGCCGCAACGGACTGGCTCTGGAGCCTCATCGATTCTAAATCCGGCGATGCTCCCAATATCGGGGCCAACGACGGGGCGCACCTGCTGCAACTGACTGGCGCCGACTATCGCGACTTCCGCCCTTCGGTCCAACTTGCGGCGGCCCTGTTTCGCGGGGCCGATGCTTTTGGTCCGGGACCGTGGATGAAGCCGCTTCGTTGGCTCGAGGTCGCCGATGGAAAGTCCATCGCTTCACCGCATAGTCAAAGCTTCAACCATGGAGGCTATCATGTTCTCCGGATCGGATCGGCAATGGCAGTACTGCGCTATCCGCGGTTCCGCTTCCGCCCCAGCCAAGCCGATGGCCTGCATGTCGATCTCTGGCGTGATGGGATCAATCTTCTGCGCGATGCGGGAACTTTCAGTTACAATGCCGAAGACTCCGAGTGGTTTTCTGGCACGGCGGCTCACAACACGATCGAGTTTGACGGGCGCGACCAGATGATCCGCCTTGGGAGATTTCTGTTTGGTGACTGGCTCAGCGCCCAATCCGTCGAGGCCGTTCGCGACGACGGCGACGCGGTAACCGCGGCGGCGGCCTACACTGACGCCAAGGGGGCACGGCATCACCGCACCATCACGCTGACCGCCGATGGAATGCTTTGCCGAGACGTCATATCTGGAAACTTCCGCGAGGCCTGTCTACGGTGGCGCTTGGCGCCTGGCCAATGGCAACTCGACGACACCATTATTCGCAGTGGAACGTGCTCGATCTCAATTGAGGTCGACGGTGTGCCGATGCCTCCGACAATTGGAGCTACTATGGAATCCCGCCACTATCATCACAGAGCGGAGATCCCATTCATCTCTGTCAAGGTGAACCGGGCGGCGACTATCGTCACCGAGATCACCTTCTGA
- a CDS encoding glycosyltransferase family 4 protein, with translation MAQALIRAGHSVTMVCGRYAQGETGLNTPFAKGRRRGVVDGIDVIEFDLDYGNHMTFVQRVGVFAKFAFGSIGVALREPADVVFATSTPLTAGIPGIFARWLRSKPFVFEVRDLWPELPKAMGVITNPILLGLMSMLEWASYHSANRLVGLSPGIVEGIAARGVDKSRIAMIPNGCDLGLFASPLEVWRPEGVQDDQLLAIFAGTHGNANGLDSVLNAAAVLKERSRDDIRIVLVGQGRDKPDLQARSRAENLDIVLFLDPVPKTRLAGLMAGADIGLQVLRNVPAFYYGTSPNKFFDYISAGLPVLNNYPGWLAGLIAEHDCGYAVPPDDPAAFADALIGAAEGRHGLKRMGTNARQLAEDQFSRSLLASKWVDWLTGAGRA, from the coding sequence ATGGCCCAGGCACTCATCCGAGCGGGACACAGCGTCACGATGGTTTGCGGTCGCTATGCGCAGGGTGAGACCGGGCTGAACACGCCGTTCGCAAAGGGGCGTCGGCGCGGGGTGGTTGATGGTATTGACGTGATCGAGTTTGATCTCGACTACGGAAACCACATGACGTTTGTGCAGCGCGTCGGGGTGTTTGCGAAGTTCGCATTCGGCTCAATAGGGGTCGCCCTGCGTGAGCCTGCTGATGTCGTCTTTGCCACTTCGACGCCGTTGACGGCTGGCATACCGGGTATTTTTGCGCGCTGGCTCCGAAGCAAGCCCTTTGTTTTTGAGGTGCGTGATCTATGGCCCGAACTTCCTAAAGCAATGGGCGTCATCACCAACCCGATCCTTCTTGGACTAATGTCGATGCTGGAGTGGGCGTCCTATCACTCGGCCAATCGACTGGTCGGCTTGTCGCCCGGGATCGTTGAAGGGATCGCTGCACGCGGCGTCGACAAGTCGCGTATAGCGATGATCCCGAATGGGTGTGATCTTGGTCTCTTTGCAAGCCCTCTTGAGGTGTGGCGTCCCGAGGGCGTGCAAGATGACCAGTTACTTGCCATCTTTGCTGGCACGCATGGCAACGCAAATGGGCTCGATTCGGTCTTGAATGCCGCCGCGGTGCTCAAAGAGCGGAGCCGAGACGACATCCGGATCGTCTTGGTCGGCCAAGGCCGTGACAAGCCAGACCTGCAGGCCCGCTCGCGCGCCGAGAACCTCGACATCGTGTTGTTCCTCGACCCCGTCCCAAAGACCAGGCTAGCAGGGCTGATGGCTGGCGCCGATATCGGGCTCCAGGTCCTGCGGAATGTGCCAGCCTTCTATTACGGCACATCGCCGAACAAGTTCTTCGACTACATATCGGCCGGGTTGCCGGTGCTGAACAACTATCCAGGTTGGCTCGCGGGGCTGATTGCGGAGCATGATTGCGGATATGCAGTGCCGCCCGATGATCCGGCAGCTTTTGCAGATGCGCTGATCGGCGCCGCGGAAGGCCGCCATGGCCTGAAAAGGATGGGAACTAACGCCCGCCAGCTTGCGGAGGATCAATTCTCGCGGAGCCTCCTTGCCAGCAAATGGGTCGACTGGCTCACGGGCGCAGGGCGAGCATGA
- a CDS encoding sugar transferase codes for MKRTLDILGALFGLALLFPVLAIVALLIWWKMGSPVLFCQTRPGLHARPFKMVKFRTMRDAIDANGTPLPDAERLTGLGSFLRSSSLDELPELWNVLKGEMSLVGPRPLLMEYLPLYNATQARRMEVRPGVTGWAQVNGRNAISWDEKFALDVWYVDNRSLALDLKIIWLTIWKVFGRSGISAAGKATMSKFTGSKS; via the coding sequence ATGAAGCGGACACTGGACATCCTCGGAGCTCTGTTCGGCTTGGCTCTCTTGTTCCCGGTTCTTGCGATCGTTGCTCTGCTCATCTGGTGGAAGATGGGATCGCCCGTTCTCTTCTGCCAAACACGGCCCGGGCTCCACGCCAGGCCCTTCAAGATGGTGAAGTTCCGGACGATGCGCGATGCGATTGATGCCAACGGAACCCCCCTGCCCGATGCGGAAAGGCTCACCGGGCTTGGCAGTTTCCTGCGGTCATCATCGCTCGACGAGTTGCCCGAGCTTTGGAACGTCCTGAAAGGTGAGATGAGCCTGGTCGGGCCGCGCCCGCTGCTGATGGAGTATCTGCCGCTCTACAACGCAACCCAGGCGCGCCGGATGGAGGTTCGTCCCGGCGTGACCGGTTGGGCGCAGGTCAATGGGCGAAATGCGATCTCTTGGGACGAGAAATTTGCACTGGATGTCTGGTATGTCGACAATCGGAGCTTGGCATTGGATCTGAAAATAATCTGGCTCACAATCTGGAAGGTGTTCGGTCGCAGCGGCATTTCCGCGGCGGGCAAAGCGACCATGTCCAAGTTCACCGGGAGCAAATCTTGA
- a CDS encoding acetyltransferase, translated as MSRLIGVYGASGCGRGIMPLLRAQFPQNELVFIDDGQAPGHVNGHEIVDWTDFLERDDDERAISIAVAKPNVRRFLAERCAAAGIPLIEARAASVVQMDDVSIGEGACLSPFVTLTSNIRIGRCFHANLYSYVEHDCVIGDFVTFAPGAKVNGSVTIRDDAYIGSGAVIRQGVTIGNGAIVGMGAIVTRDVPSRSTVVGNPAKPLVDV; from the coding sequence TTGAGCAGACTAATCGGTGTCTATGGGGCATCGGGGTGCGGACGCGGCATCATGCCTCTGTTACGCGCGCAATTCCCGCAAAACGAACTTGTCTTCATCGACGATGGACAGGCGCCCGGGCACGTCAATGGCCATGAAATCGTTGACTGGACTGACTTTCTCGAACGTGATGACGATGAGAGGGCCATCAGTATCGCCGTCGCCAAGCCGAATGTCCGTCGTTTTCTCGCCGAGAGATGCGCGGCGGCCGGAATTCCGTTGATTGAGGCACGGGCGGCCTCTGTCGTCCAGATGGACGACGTCTCTATCGGAGAGGGCGCATGCCTATCGCCATTTGTAACTCTGACATCCAATATTCGGATCGGTCGGTGTTTTCACGCCAATCTTTATTCGTATGTCGAGCACGACTGCGTCATTGGCGATTTCGTGACGTTTGCGCCTGGAGCCAAAGTCAATGGAAGTGTCACGATCAGAGACGACGCCTATATTGGCTCGGGCGCGGTCATCCGGCAGGGCGTGACCATCGGCAATGGAGCGATCGTGGGCATGGGGGCGATCGTGACTCGTGACGTGCCGTCGCGTTCGACCGTCGTTGGAAACCCCGCCAAACCGCTCGTCGACGTCTGA
- a CDS encoding DegT/DnrJ/EryC1/StrS family aminotransferase, which translates to MAEAFASNYIAPLGPQLEAFEACVRDYLGDQDLHCVGLSSGSAALHLALRIAGVGPGDEVWISSMTFAGGIFPVSYMGATPRFFDLDPASWTLDTALLSQELAKAAAENRLPKAIVPTDLYGQSVDLDALEILAAQYDVRLILDSAESFGAAYKAGRKAGTGGDAAILSFNGNKIITTSGGGMLVTRHGNWADQAGFLATQARDPAPHYEHSTYGYNYRLSNICAAIGLGQMNVLDARVARRREIFARYEAALARPGVAFMPEPEGLRSTRWLTALTIDPDRTGVSREDIRLMLLERQIESRPLWKPMHMQPLYAGAVYHGTGVDERLFTNGLCLPSGSDMTDSEQDEVIALISALLDQRTQD; encoded by the coding sequence GTGGCCGAAGCATTTGCATCGAATTATATCGCTCCGCTTGGCCCACAGTTGGAGGCCTTCGAAGCGTGCGTGCGGGACTATCTTGGGGATCAAGACCTGCATTGCGTCGGGCTATCCTCTGGATCGGCAGCGCTGCACCTCGCCTTGCGAATTGCGGGTGTCGGCCCAGGCGACGAGGTCTGGATCTCCTCGATGACATTCGCCGGCGGCATCTTCCCGGTGAGTTACATGGGCGCAACGCCGCGCTTCTTCGATCTAGACCCGGCCAGCTGGACGCTCGACACTGCCCTCCTTTCCCAGGAGTTGGCCAAGGCCGCGGCCGAGAACCGCTTGCCCAAGGCCATTGTGCCCACCGACTTGTATGGCCAGTCCGTCGATCTCGATGCGCTTGAGATCCTTGCGGCTCAGTATGACGTCCGCCTGATTCTTGACAGCGCCGAGAGCTTCGGCGCCGCCTACAAGGCCGGCCGAAAGGCGGGCACCGGCGGTGACGCTGCGATCTTGTCGTTTAACGGCAACAAGATCATCACAACTTCCGGCGGCGGCATGCTGGTGACGCGTCACGGGAATTGGGCAGATCAGGCAGGCTTTCTGGCAACGCAGGCCCGCGATCCTGCCCCGCATTACGAGCACTCCACCTACGGATACAATTATCGCCTGTCCAACATCTGCGCGGCTATCGGGCTGGGCCAGATGAACGTTCTGGACGCCCGCGTTGCGCGCCGTCGGGAAATCTTCGCACGCTACGAGGCCGCCCTCGCCCGCCCGGGCGTCGCATTCATGCCCGAGCCCGAGGGGCTGCGGTCGACCCGCTGGCTCACCGCGCTGACGATCGATCCAGATCGCACCGGCGTGAGCCGGGAGGACATCCGTCTCATGCTTTTAGAAAGGCAGATCGAGTCCCGGCCGCTTTGGAAACCGATGCATATGCAGCCGCTCTACGCGGGCGCGGTCTATCACGGAACCGGAGTCGACGAGCGCCTCTTCACCAACGGCCTTTGCCTGCCGTCTGGTAGTGACATGACCGATTCAGAGCAAGATGAGGTAATTGCACTGATCTCTGCCCTGCTTGACCAGCGCACTCAAGACTGA
- a CDS encoding Gfo/Idh/MocA family protein — protein MNRISRIDAAVVGGGRWAGEHALTLLDVLPAEAKLHVCSSSNPEAWDEFAQRLGCEDRSRLVACNTIDDIGHTSSVGMVVVARRARDHAETAIRLLQAGKCVLIEKPFALTLADSQRIAASASPNRCAVSLPLLHATYMQQFLAASGRIGRRRRVNIIWSDAMGEVRRGRVKRHDPSVSVILDVFPHIWSIIAQAGLGGALDLNQVFVGNAGADIEMQFLANGVVTEARMTRNGSTRMRILSIQGEDGEACIDFSEEPGHATVAGMPICVSAGFSSPLRRMLRFAYRSFLNNEPLGLHDVRLAHRVLEFALEAEKEAVER, from the coding sequence TTGAACCGGATATCTCGGATAGATGCCGCAGTTGTCGGCGGTGGCAGATGGGCGGGTGAACATGCTCTGACGCTGCTGGATGTTCTGCCTGCCGAGGCGAAGCTTCACGTCTGTTCAAGTTCAAATCCCGAGGCATGGGATGAGTTCGCCCAACGGCTTGGCTGCGAGGACCGATCGCGGCTGGTAGCGTGTAACACGATCGATGATATCGGCCATACGTCAAGCGTCGGCATGGTTGTTGTCGCCCGCCGAGCACGCGATCATGCCGAAACAGCGATACGATTGTTGCAAGCTGGCAAGTGCGTCCTGATTGAAAAACCCTTCGCACTCACTCTTGCTGACAGCCAAAGGATCGCCGCAAGCGCGTCGCCCAATCGCTGCGCCGTCAGCCTGCCATTGCTGCACGCTACCTACATGCAGCAGTTCCTTGCAGCGTCAGGGAGAATCGGAAGGCGGCGGCGCGTCAATATTATTTGGTCAGATGCTATGGGCGAAGTTCGTCGTGGCCGCGTCAAGCGACATGACCCATCGGTGAGTGTGATACTGGATGTATTCCCGCACATATGGAGCATCATCGCACAAGCCGGACTCGGCGGCGCGTTGGACTTGAACCAGGTGTTCGTCGGAAACGCCGGTGCCGACATCGAAATGCAGTTTCTGGCCAATGGAGTAGTGACCGAGGCGCGCATGACCCGCAATGGCTCGACGCGAATGCGGATTCTGTCCATCCAAGGCGAAGACGGCGAAGCGTGTATCGACTTCTCCGAGGAGCCAGGCCATGCCACCGTTGCAGGAATGCCGATCTGCGTCAGTGCCGGGTTCAGCAGTCCCTTGCGACGCATGCTCCGGTTTGCCTACCGGTCATTTTTGAACAATGAGCCACTCGGCCTTCATGATGTCCGATTGGCGCATCGGGTTTTGGAGTTTGCCCTTGAGGCCGAGAAAGAAGCCGTGGAGCGGTAG